A stretch of Hemitrygon akajei unplaced genomic scaffold, sHemAka1.3 Scf000049, whole genome shotgun sequence DNA encodes these proteins:
- the LOC140721008 gene encoding heme-binding protein 2-like, producing the protein MLPVFLLVASLVSVEGLSKDHCLGYDALCTTADYEVRRYKDSVWVGIHGSSDLNIKTDIVPLYLYLTGRNLEEMRIPYTGQVLVSLTGFRVLAIYILLPEELWDNPPTATDTRVFVTRLPMMDVFARKIRRFRFSDVGDFNRTLTAQNVHVNNSNFFVYSCLG; encoded by the exons ATGCTGCCCGTGTTTCTGCTTGTCGCCTCGCTGGTCAGCGTGGAAGGCTTGAGCAAAGA TCATTGCTTGGGATATGATGCCCTCTGCACCACTGCAGATTATGAG GTCCGCCGTTACAAAGACTCGGTCTGGGTTGGAATACACGGCAGCTCCGACCTCAATATTAAAACTGATATCGTACCGCTGTACCTATATCTCACTGGGCGAAACCTGGAAG AGATGCGGATCCCATACACTGGACAAGTTCTCGTTTCATTGACCGGTTTTCGAGTGCTTGCAATCTACATTTTGCTTCCCGAAGAGCTCTGGGACAATCCTCCAACAGCAACCGACACACGA GTGTTCGTCACtcgtttaccaatgatggatgtGTTCGCCAGGAAAATCCGTCGGTTTCGCTTTTCTGACGTAGGTGATTTCAACCGCACGCTCACTGCGCAGAATGTCCATGTCAACAATTCCAACTTCTTCGTGTATTCCTGCTTGGGGTAG